The following are encoded together in the Campylobacter devanensis genome:
- a CDS encoding HP0729 family protein — protein MHNLLILYNPRYNSDLIKEHLELLKECGKVAFGKVRVKNNNMPHPFKGELEKIYSDTNPDSFTQLFITDYSNLYVAKVVKISSDDHTPIAPKYYQEQNLLVESWFVITDMREIYRNEFESVRDYFLSRITLPLRDNHTYALYGNNYVYPLIIDQDQNYFEDETLHHTDIYKTKKYLKTKKTLSRYCFGTNIDKLMSDTIDAVVLAEIEYIQNQKNMSNDFSSILVKYSKSVEREFYSLFKALFAYLCYNNSGLLTIRYDVQGIKYQLKDIFTHKPNLGSYGYLMKQSEISSTFENLVPNDIKNGFYYKILNFMHILKDIRNENIHGKNATIKETQKIRNAILGIGQESILITCLELKSKLNALYKESKIDRSKQI, from the coding sequence ATGCATAACCTCCTAATCCTATACAACCCAAGATATAATAGCGATTTGATAAAGGAGCATTTAGAACTCCTAAAAGAGTGTGGCAAGGTGGCATTTGGCAAGGTGCGAGTCAAAAACAACAATATGCCACACCCCTTTAAGGGCGAATTAGAAAAGATATATAGTGATACAAATCCTGATAGCTTCACTCAGCTTTTTATCACGGATTATTCAAATTTATATGTCGCTAAGGTGGTAAAGATCAGTAGCGATGACCACACCCCCATAGCGCCTAAATATTATCAAGAGCAAAATTTGCTAGTAGAGAGCTGGTTTGTTATCACAGATATGCGTGAAATTTATAGAAATGAATTTGAGAGTGTGAGGGATTATTTTTTGTCCCGTATCACCTTGCCTTTGCGTGATAATCACACCTACGCCCTATATGGCAATAACTATGTATATCCGCTCATCATCGACCAAGACCAAAACTATTTCGAAGATGAAACCCTACACCACACAGATATCTATAAAACCAAAAAATATCTAAAAACCAAAAAAACCCTATCTAGATACTGCTTTGGCACAAATATCGATAAACTGATGAGCGATACCATAGATGCGGTAGTTTTGGCCGAGATCGAATACATACAAAACCAAAAAAATATGTCAAATGATTTTAGCTCTATTTTGGTGAAGTATTCTAAGAGCGTTGAGAGAGAATTTTACTCTCTTTTTAAAGCTCTTTTTGCCTATTTGTGTTATAATAATTCTGGACTTTTAACCATCAGATATGATGTCCAAGGGATCAAATATCAGCTAAAAGATATTTTCACACATAAACCAAATTTAGGCTCATATGGCTATTTGATGAAGCAAAGCGAGATATCTAGCACCTTTGAAAACCTAGTCCCAAATGACATAAAAAATGGCTTTTATTATAAAATACTTAATTTTATGCATATTTTAAAAGATATTAGAAACGAAAATATCCACGGCAAAAACGCCACCATAAAAGAGACCCAAAAGATCAGAAATGCGATTTTAGGCATAGGTCAAGAGAGTATTTTGATAACTTGTTTGGAGTTAAAATCCAAGCTAAACGCCCTATACAAAGAGTCCAAAATAGATCGCTCAAAACAAATTTAA
- a CDS encoding dynamin family protein encodes MQELQIINEILSAKPNNQTLSSFNKYLNNFYDITKKIAVENERDLVLNLKAIESEMAIIAAYAELFSKHVIAVGGGFSAGKSAFVNSFLKSKDIQLPISIDPTTAIPSYVMSSDKDQIIGISKNNGVANLGKIAPDILSRLTHNADNRLNFSFNLKDILPFLVVSSEFNDPKYQNICFIDTPGYNPNSDGNRAQDFNTAKEFLANSSSLLWLISCDASGGNITESDIKFLNSIGLENKKLYFIITKADKRPKSDLDEVLENLKDTLDMEGIEYEGISLYSSTDIEEYGYHKLSLFDFILSQINNKHSKSQENVMTNLIRVYQSYEKALVKKQDDNDRIFSVLHSITIEMAYIDDEENEEHTFKVDQYAKNLKSIFSSTYSDECKKLLKELTKAFKELKSSIDAIFGAVYDWDADANKITTKDIEQLSDLRKTIDLDGDDDLPKKPKGSTKAIQEANSAVQKTGFFNFEVK; translated from the coding sequence ATGCAAGAACTACAAATAATAAACGAAATTTTATCAGCCAAGCCAAACAATCAAACTCTAAGCAGTTTCAATAAATATCTAAATAACTTTTATGATATTACCAAAAAAATAGCCGTAGAAAACGAAAGAGATTTGGTATTAAATTTAAAAGCTATTGAGAGTGAAATGGCTATTATCGCAGCTTATGCTGAGCTTTTTTCAAAGCATGTTATAGCAGTTGGCGGTGGATTTAGCGCAGGCAAATCAGCTTTTGTAAATAGCTTTTTAAAATCAAAAGATATCCAACTACCTATCTCTATAGACCCTACAACAGCAATTCCAAGCTATGTAATGTCAAGCGATAAAGACCAGATTATCGGAATTTCTAAAAACAATGGAGTGGCAAATCTAGGCAAAATTGCCCCTGATATTCTCTCTCGTCTTACACACAATGCAGATAATAGACTAAATTTTAGCTTTAATCTAAAAGATATTTTACCTTTTTTAGTAGTTAGCAGTGAGTTTAATGACCCTAAATACCAAAATATCTGCTTTATAGATACCCCAGGATACAATCCAAATAGCGATGGCAACAGAGCCCAAGATTTCAATACAGCTAAAGAATTTCTAGCTAACTCTTCAAGCTTGCTTTGGCTCATATCTTGTGATGCAAGTGGGGGCAATATCACTGAAAGCGATATAAAGTTTTTAAATTCAATAGGATTAGAGAACAAAAAGCTATATTTCATAATAACAAAAGCTGATAAAAGACCTAAAAGCGATTTAGATGAAGTGCTAGAAAATCTAAAAGATACCCTAGATATGGAGGGTATAGAGTATGAGGGAATTAGCCTATATAGCTCAACGGATATAGAAGAGTATGGATATCATAAGCTTTCTTTATTTGACTTTATCCTCTCTCAAATAAACAATAAGCACTCAAAAAGCCAAGAAAATGTAATGACAAATCTAATAAGAGTATATCAAAGCTACGAAAAAGCTTTGGTAAAAAAGCAAGATGATAATGACAGAATTTTCTCAGTTTTACACTCTATAACCATAGAGATGGCATATATCGATGATGAAGAAAACGAAGAACATACTTTTAAAGTAGATCAATACGCTAAAAATCTAAAAAGCATATTTAGTAGCACTTATAGCGATGAGTGTAAAAAACTTCTCAAAGAGCTAACAAAGGCTTTTAAAGAGCTTAAAAGTTCTATTGATGCTATTTTTGGTGCTGTGTATGATTGGGATGCTGATGCTAACAAAATCACCACAAAAGATATAGAGCAATTAAGTGACCTTAGAAAAACCATTGATTTAGATGGTGATGATGACTTGCCCAAAAAACCAAAAGGCAGTACAAAGGCCATCCAAGAGGCAAACTCTGCTGTCCAAAAAACTGGTTTTTTCAACTTTGAAGTAAAATAG
- a CDS encoding BspA family leucine-rich repeat surface protein, which produces MYKTKIENIIKELSSGLFEREECLKLVLLSMFAGKSIFLYGPPGTAKSMIARRASLAFKITDNSQDESKESNNGFFAYLMNRFSTPEEIFGPIDIAELKKNNLTRKTDGYLPTAHFAFLDEIWKSSPAILNTLLTIINERIYRDGNKDIKVPLKGVVCASNEFPPDNQGLEALYDRMILRYFVKPLEERENFKKLFKSKKSNDIKPLEPFSITELEQIAIKSQDIKFEQNTMDLICDLKSQIQLLNQDKEYRKKLLSSDEYKPIYISDRRWKQCAELLQTAALLSDRDAVERYDLALLAHLLWSSEEDKAIIEKILFNVLNENSNFDSELKALKEDNLNLKNLIEKNLYSPNGKPKKVDNNDKNKYLQISKDQITKANNLKNNIEAEFQKAKASIKNPFLSQNDIELSLSSYTLPLKEVNNEILKAKELENIIQNQPVNEKLKKASSAEYKYHPKTNEELRELVSHESVKLSEIDISEVSDLYELFKDSQRSDFSGIEEWDVSHVTNMRNMFIGIENFNSDISNWDVSNVTNMNYMFAGAVNFNSDISSWNVSKVTDMGYMFYNATSFNQPLDNWDVSNVTDMSYMFAGATSFNQPLDNWDVSNVTDMSYMFAGATSFNQPLDNWDVSNVKNMENMFFSGADVVDTFAAGLLSAVGAARGAVAKQQLPNKKRLPKWYKE; this is translated from the coding sequence GTGTATAAAACCAAAATAGAAAATATCATAAAAGAGCTAAGCTCTGGCTTATTCGAAAGAGAAGAGTGCCTAAAACTAGTATTACTATCTATGTTTGCTGGGAAGTCTATATTTCTCTATGGACCTCCTGGAACTGCTAAATCTATGATAGCAAGGAGAGCTAGCCTAGCATTTAAAATCACAGATAATTCACAAGATGAAAGTAAAGAGTCAAATAACGGCTTTTTTGCCTATTTGATGAATAGATTTTCAACACCAGAAGAGATATTTGGGCCAATAGACATAGCAGAACTTAAAAAAAATAATCTAACAAGAAAAACAGATGGATACTTGCCAACTGCTCATTTTGCTTTTTTAGATGAGATATGGAAGAGCTCACCAGCTATCTTAAATACACTACTTACTATAATAAATGAAAGAATTTATAGAGATGGTAATAAAGATATTAAAGTCCCATTAAAAGGCGTAGTCTGTGCTAGTAATGAGTTTCCACCAGATAATCAAGGTCTAGAAGCCCTATATGATAGGATGATTTTAAGGTATTTTGTAAAGCCATTAGAAGAGCGTGAGAATTTCAAAAAGCTTTTCAAAAGCAAAAAATCCAATGATATAAAGCCCTTAGAGCCTTTTAGCATTACTGAATTAGAGCAGATAGCCATCAAATCCCAAGATATAAAATTCGAGCAAAACACAATGGATCTAATCTGCGATCTAAAATCCCAAATCCAACTACTAAACCAAGATAAAGAGTATCGCAAGAAGCTTTTATCTAGTGATGAGTATAAACCTATCTATATATCAGACAGACGCTGGAAGCAGTGCGCTGAGCTACTCCAAACTGCTGCTTTACTAAGTGATAGAGATGCAGTGGAGAGATACGATCTAGCTCTTCTAGCTCACTTACTTTGGAGTAGTGAAGAAGATAAAGCAATAATAGAGAAAATTCTCTTTAATGTTTTAAATGAAAATTCAAATTTCGATAGTGAATTAAAGGCTTTAAAAGAAGATAATTTAAATCTTAAAAATCTAATAGAAAAAAACCTATACTCTCCAAACGGCAAACCAAAAAAAGTAGATAATAATGATAAAAACAAATATCTACAAATTTCCAAAGATCAAATCACAAAGGCTAATAATCTAAAAAACAATATAGAAGCCGAGTTTCAAAAAGCCAAAGCGAGTATCAAAAATCCATTTTTAAGCCAAAATGATATAGAGTTATCACTTAGTAGCTACACTCTACCACTCAAAGAGGTTAATAACGAAATCCTAAAAGCCAAAGAGTTAGAAAATATAATACAAAATCAACCAGTAAATGAAAAGCTTAAAAAAGCAAGTAGTGCTGAGTATAAATACCACCCAAAAACCAATGAAGAGCTTAGAGAGCTAGTCTCCCATGAGAGTGTAAAGCTAAGCGAGATAGATATAAGCGAAGTGAGTGATTTGTATGAGTTATTTAAAGATAGTCAAAGAAGCGATTTTAGCGGTATAGAGGAGTGGGATGTATCTCATGTAACAAATATGAGAAATATGTTCATAGGTATTGAAAATTTTAACTCAGATATATCTAACTGGGATGTATCTAATGTAACCAATATGAACTATATGTTCGCTGGTGCTGTAAATTTTAACTCAGATATATCTAGCTGGAATGTGTCTAAAGTAACTGATATGGGCTATATGTTCTACAATGCCACTAGCTTTAACCAACCGCTCGATAACTGGGATGTATCTAATGTAACTGATATGAGCTATATGTTCGCTGGTGCCACTAGCTTTAACCAACCGCTCGATAACTGGGATGTATCTAATGTAACTGATATGAGCTATATGTTCGCTGGTGCCACTAGCTTTAACCAACCGCTCGATAACTGGGATGTATCTAATGTAAAGAATATGGAAAATATGTTTTTTAGTGGAGCTGATGTTGTCGATACGTTTGCTGCTGGTCTTTTGAGTGCTGTTGGTGCTGCTAGGGGTGCTGTTGCTAAACAACAACTACCAAATAAAAAACGACTACCAAAATGGTATAAAGAATAA
- a CDS encoding VWA domain-containing protein, whose amino-acid sequence MKNSNSLEGLEKQIQDDLSSFKKFNPNQKIDFIEQNKNEILNPKNPDKSADDPKIKFDEISKLRNFTISKWSDTLDEKTQKWVENTKNSMSNDFLKRMQAWFDAMLKAKELEKQAPELFGENGLFGDAVDMVNNALNLDNLGDLKYQKKVLGDFGDLSDIAASSKGFGNQKGNLNRYSIAQILNYFNMIKNNKALMDICDILGRMQNEEKELYKEKIMELTAYSYTQTTPTKRYKEEIIGITLGNDLENIVPQEMSLLDDEDLELLFDLKYIENRLFCFEKQGLISNQEEGQKEIEKEIEKERKKEDQKGPIIICVDTSGSMQGSPETIAKAITLMLTAKAKKENRNCYLINFSTSTICTDMSGAMGINKINDFLELSFNGGTDVGAGLRVGVEQMNKENYKNSDLLVISDGDFGYIDSNLHKQIEEKRKQKNKFYLLDVDGNSGKKDFFDKHWVYDSNTKNIRILCELKQQMKDD is encoded by the coding sequence ATGAAAAATTCAAACTCCCTAGAGGGCTTAGAAAAGCAAATTCAAGATGATTTGTCTAGCTTTAAAAAGTTCAATCCAAATCAAAAAATTGATTTTATAGAGCAAAATAAAAATGAAATTTTAAATCCGAAAAATCCAGATAAATCAGCCGATGATCCAAAAATTAAATTTGATGAGATCTCAAAGCTAAGAAATTTCACTATAAGCAAATGGAGCGATACCCTAGATGAAAAAACCCAAAAATGGGTAGAAAATACCAAAAACTCTATGAGCAATGACTTTCTTAAGCGTATGCAAGCGTGGTTTGACGCTATGCTAAAAGCCAAAGAGCTAGAGAAGCAAGCGCCAGAGCTTTTCGGTGAGAATGGGCTATTTGGCGATGCGGTAGATATGGTCAATAACGCCTTAAATTTAGACAATCTAGGCGACCTAAAATACCAAAAAAAGGTGCTAGGCGACTTCGGCGATCTAAGTGATATAGCAGCAAGCTCAAAAGGCTTTGGCAACCAAAAAGGCAATCTAAACAGATATAGCATAGCTCAAATTTTAAATTATTTTAATATGATTAAAAACAATAAAGCTCTTATGGATATTTGCGATATTTTGGGGCGTATGCAAAATGAAGAAAAAGAGCTATATAAAGAAAAAATCATGGAATTAACCGCATATTCTTACACGCAGACCACACCTACAAAACGATATAAAGAAGAGATTATAGGTATCACTCTAGGCAATGATTTAGAAAATATCGTCCCACAAGAGATGTCGCTTTTGGATGATGAGGATTTGGAGCTTTTGTTTGATTTGAAATATATAGAAAATAGGCTATTTTGTTTCGAAAAACAAGGCCTTATAAGCAACCAAGAAGAGGGCCAAAAAGAGATAGAAAAGGAGATAGAAAAAGAGCGCAAAAAAGAAGACCAAAAGGGTCCTATAATCATATGCGTAGATACTAGCGGATCTATGCAAGGCAGCCCTGAGACCATAGCCAAGGCCATCACCCTTATGCTAACTGCTAAGGCTAAAAAAGAAAATAGAAATTGCTATTTAATCAATTTTAGCACTAGCACTATATGTACCGATATGAGCGGAGCTATGGGGATAAATAAAATTAATGATTTTTTGGAGCTAAGCTTTAATGGCGGAACCGATGTAGGTGCTGGACTTAGAGTAGGTGTAGAGCAGATGAACAAAGAAAATTACAAAAACTCTGATTTATTAGTAATTAGCGATGGGGACTTTGGCTACATAGACAGCAACCTACACAAACAAATAGAAGAAAAACGCAAACAAAAAAACAAATTCTATCTACTAGATGTCGATGGCAATTCTGGCAAAAAGGATTTTTTTGACAAGCATTGGGTCTATGACTCAAATACAAAAAATATTCGCATTCTATGTGAATTAAAACAACAAATGAAGGATGATTAG
- a CDS encoding BspA family leucine-rich repeat surface protein translates to MPNYEKRIKETIETLKSGLFEREECLKLVLLSMFAGKSIFLYGPPGTAKSMIARRASLAFKITDNSQDESKESNNGFFAYLMNRFSTPEEIFGPIDIAELKKNNLTRKTDGYLPTAHFAFLDEIWKSSPAILNTLLTIINERIYRDGNKDIKVPLKGVVCASNEFPPDNQGLEALYDRMILRYFVKPLEERENFKKLFKSKKSNDIKPLEPFSITELEQIAIKSQDIKFEQNTMDLICDLKSQIQLLNQDKEYRKKLLSSDEYKPIYISDRRWKQCAELLQTAALLSDRDAVERYDLALLAHLLWSSEEDKAIIEKILFNVLNENSNFDSELKALKEDNLNLKNLIEKNLYSPNGKPKKVDNNDKNKYLQISKDQITKANNLKNNIEAEFQKAKASIKNPFLSQNDIELSLSSYTLPLKEVNNEILKAKELENIIQNQPVNEKLKKASSAEYKYHPKTNEELRELVSHESVKLSEIDISEVSDLYELFKDSQRSDFSGIEEWDVSHVTNMRNMFIGIENFNSDISNWDVSNVTNMNYMFAGAVNFNSDISSWNVSKVTDMGYMFYNATSFNQPLDNWDVSNVTDMSGMFQGAFRFNQPLNNWDVSKVTNMSGMFATTYNNTSFGFFYNNKTPTIFNQPLNNWDVSSVTDMSGMFLGNESFNQFLNDWNVSNVINISRMFYNAKSFNQPLASWKISINVNKTLAFEGSAQNPLPRWYE, encoded by the coding sequence ATGCCAAACTATGAAAAACGCATAAAAGAGACTATAGAAACTTTAAAAAGCGGCTTATTCGAAAGAGAAGAGTGCCTAAAACTAGTATTACTATCTATGTTTGCTGGGAAGTCTATATTTCTCTATGGACCTCCTGGAACTGCTAAATCTATGATAGCAAGGAGAGCTAGCCTAGCATTTAAAATCACAGATAATTCACAAGATGAAAGTAAAGAGTCAAATAACGGCTTTTTTGCCTATTTGATGAATAGATTTTCAACACCAGAAGAGATATTTGGGCCAATAGACATAGCAGAACTTAAAAAAAATAATCTAACAAGAAAAACAGATGGATACTTGCCAACTGCTCATTTTGCTTTTTTAGATGAGATATGGAAGAGCTCACCAGCTATCTTAAATACACTACTTACTATAATAAATGAAAGAATTTATAGAGATGGTAATAAAGATATTAAAGTCCCATTAAAAGGCGTAGTCTGTGCTAGTAATGAGTTTCCACCAGATAATCAAGGTCTAGAAGCCCTATATGATAGGATGATTTTAAGGTATTTTGTAAAGCCATTAGAAGAGCGTGAGAATTTCAAAAAGCTTTTCAAAAGCAAAAAATCCAATGATATAAAGCCCTTAGAGCCTTTTAGCATTACTGAATTAGAGCAGATAGCCATCAAATCCCAAGATATAAAATTCGAGCAAAACACAATGGATCTAATCTGCGATCTAAAATCCCAAATCCAACTACTAAACCAAGATAAAGAGTATCGCAAGAAGCTTTTATCTAGTGATGAGTATAAACCTATCTATATATCAGACAGACGCTGGAAGCAGTGCGCTGAGCTACTCCAAACTGCTGCTTTACTAAGTGATAGAGATGCAGTGGAGAGATACGATCTAGCTCTTCTAGCTCACTTACTTTGGAGTAGTGAAGAAGATAAAGCAATAATAGAGAAAATTCTCTTTAATGTTTTAAATGAAAATTCAAATTTCGATAGTGAATTAAAGGCTTTAAAAGAAGATAATTTAAATCTTAAAAATCTAATAGAAAAAAACCTATACTCTCCAAACGGCAAACCAAAAAAAGTAGATAATAATGATAAAAACAAATATCTACAAATTTCCAAAGATCAAATCACAAAGGCTAATAATCTAAAAAACAATATAGAAGCCGAGTTTCAAAAAGCCAAAGCGAGTATCAAAAATCCATTTTTAAGCCAAAATGATATAGAGTTATCACTTAGTAGCTACACTCTACCACTCAAAGAGGTTAATAACGAAATCCTAAAAGCCAAAGAGTTAGAAAATATAATACAAAATCAACCAGTAAATGAAAAGCTTAAAAAAGCAAGTAGTGCTGAGTATAAATACCACCCAAAAACCAATGAAGAGCTTAGAGAGCTAGTCTCCCATGAGAGTGTAAAGCTAAGCGAGATAGATATAAGCGAAGTGAGTGATTTGTATGAGTTATTTAAAGATAGTCAAAGAAGCGATTTTAGCGGTATAGAGGAGTGGGATGTATCTCATGTAACAAATATGAGAAATATGTTCATAGGTATTGAAAATTTTAACTCAGATATATCTAACTGGGATGTATCTAATGTAACCAATATGAACTATATGTTCGCTGGTGCTGTAAATTTTAACTCAGATATATCTAGCTGGAATGTGTCTAAAGTAACTGATATGGGCTATATGTTCTACAATGCCACTAGCTTTAACCAACCGCTCGATAACTGGGATGTATCTAATGTAACTGATATGAGCGGTATGTTTCAAGGTGCCTTTAGGTTCAACCAACCGCTAAATAACTGGGATGTATCTAAAGTAACAAATATGAGCGGTATGTTTGCTACAACATATAATAATACAAGTTTTGGATTTTTTTATAACAATAAAACACCAACCATCTTTAACCAACCACTAAATAACTGGGATGTATCCAGTGTAACTGATATGAGCGGTATGTTTTTAGGTAATGAGTCGTTTAATCAGTTTTTAAATGATTGGAATGTATCTAATGTGATAAATATCAGTAGAATGTTTTATAATGCTAAATCATTTAACCAGCCACTAGCATCTTGGAAAATATCGATAAATGTAAATAAAACTTTAGCCTTTGAAGGCTCCGCCCAAAATCCCCTACCACGATGGTATGAGTAG
- a CDS encoding dynamin family protein translates to MENLLKMSQTLENLVQENDLVGELQGIEKEHGIRPSAELKEALDEKMEPERDLKIGILGRVKAGKSSLLNALVFKGQNVLPKAATPMTAALTVLEYGDRFEASIEYYSQDEIETIKSNHATCQKILEDHQNAKFTELKQNNRKGESDSKLQESARKDAIKKLKDEVSLYAYYEQYEQIKKSGINASSIGEKEILTCSSYDELNEKLKNYVGSSGEYTPFTKSITLKLNEEMLKDVKIIDTPGVNDPIVSREDRTKELIAKCDVVFLVSPAGQFLNDVDLELLSNVNEKNGIKEFHIVASQFDLQLSAPEIIGNGVLDEAIQRALTPLSRQQKTVFENKKSSYNDKIYEQLTRFNVLYSSGISTEIINNYDNLQDENATHALGLFKKHYPDYFSNKETAISNLKKLSNIDEILKVLENVRKEKDEIIKGIMDDFISSKKSALNQYKNEIGAIINKKIEVLNSTDIEELKAQIEKIKSVKSKVVINANAAFEDSGAELSSKLKEKLNTQIKALFGGISSASENAKGSETVTKTKRVEDGRVLGFLWKKYKDVNYQVSIDTLNASSLRTAAQDAVIEISNILGDVYSDNIRMWKKTILKDLLTSLQESVGDEALDADMIKQSVRNIIANISLPEFSYDTTLPAALQKSGKLVGYERDEFLNALESFQSELRSRTNADIKAICATLDKAISNANIGDKFINSYEEKIEQLAKDAQDKESSLARYRSILDQLNQIEG, encoded by the coding sequence ATGGAAAATCTACTAAAAATGAGCCAGACACTAGAAAATCTAGTGCAAGAAAATGACCTAGTAGGCGAGCTTCAAGGTATCGAAAAAGAACACGGCATAAGGCCAAGTGCTGAGCTAAAAGAGGCGCTTGATGAAAAAATGGAGCCAGAAAGAGATTTAAAAATAGGAATTTTAGGTCGTGTGAAAGCTGGGAAAAGCTCACTTTTAAATGCTCTTGTTTTTAAAGGGCAAAATGTATTGCCAAAGGCTGCTACTCCGATGACTGCGGCACTTACTGTTTTAGAGTATGGTGATAGGTTTGAAGCAAGCATAGAGTATTATAGCCAAGATGAAATAGAAACAATAAAATCAAATCATGCTACTTGCCAAAAGATTTTAGAAGATCATCAAAATGCAAAATTTACTGAATTAAAACAAAACAATAGAAAAGGCGAAAGCGATAGCAAGCTACAAGAATCGGCTAGAAAAGATGCTATTAAAAAACTAAAAGACGAAGTTTCTCTTTATGCTTATTATGAGCAATATGAGCAAATAAAGAAAAGTGGTATAAATGCTAGTTCTATTGGAGAGAAAGAAATATTGACTTGCTCTAGCTATGATGAACTAAATGAAAAACTAAAAAACTATGTAGGCTCTAGTGGTGAATACACGCCTTTTACAAAATCAATCACGCTTAAATTAAACGAAGAGATGCTAAAAGATGTAAAAATCATAGATACTCCAGGCGTAAATGATCCTATCGTATCAAGAGAGGATCGCACAAAAGAACTTATTGCTAAGTGCGATGTAGTATTTTTGGTATCTCCTGCTGGGCAGTTTTTAAATGATGTTGATTTGGAGCTTTTAAGCAATGTAAATGAAAAAAATGGAATTAAAGAGTTTCACATAGTAGCATCGCAGTTTGACTTACAGCTAAGTGCACCAGAGATAATAGGAAATGGAGTATTAGATGAGGCTATTCAAAGAGCACTTACTCCACTTTCAAGACAACAAAAAACTGTATTTGAAAATAAAAAAAGCTCTTATAATGATAAAATATATGAGCAATTAACTCGCTTTAATGTGCTTTATAGCTCTGGTATAAGCACAGAGATCATAAATAATTATGATAATTTACAAGATGAAAATGCTACTCATGCTTTGGGCTTATTTAAAAAGCATTATCCTGATTATTTTTCTAATAAAGAAACAGCTATATCAAATCTCAAAAAGCTCTCAAATATAGATGAGATTTTAAAAGTGCTAGAAAATGTTCGCAAAGAAAAAGATGAAATCATTAAAGGTATAATGGATGATTTTATTTCTAGTAAAAAAAGCGCATTAAATCAATACAAAAATGAAATTGGTGCGATAATAAATAAAAAAATAGAAGTGCTAAACTCAACTGATATAGAGGAGCTAAAAGCGCAAATCGAAAAAATCAAAAGCGTAAAATCAAAGGTGGTAATAAACGCAAACGCAGCCTTTGAAGATAGCGGAGCTGAGCTAAGCTCAAAGCTAAAAGAAAAGCTAAACACTCAAATAAAAGCTCTTTTTGGTGGCATTTCAAGTGCTAGTGAAAATGCAAAAGGCTCTGAGACTGTAACAAAAACCAAAAGGGTTGAAGATGGTCGTGTGCTAGGTTTTTTGTGGAAAAAATATAAAGATGTAAATTATCAAGTATCAATAGATACTTTAAATGCTTCATCACTTCGCACAGCAGCTCAAGATGCTGTTATAGAAATAAGCAATATACTAGGAGATGTATATAGCGACAATATAAGAATGTGGAAAAAAACTATTTTAAAAGACCTGCTAACTTCACTTCAAGAAAGCGTAGGAGATGAAGCCTTGGACGCTGATATGATAAAGCAAAGTGTAAGAAATATAATAGCAAATATTTCATTACCTGAGTTTAGCTATGATACTACCTTGCCTGCCGCCTTGCAAAAATCAGGCAAACTAGTGGGCTATGAGCGTGATGAGTTTTTAAATGCGCTTGAAAGCTTTCAAAGTGAGCTAAGAAGTAGAACAAACGCTGATATAAAAGCAATTTGCGCTACTCTTGATAAAGCTATTTCAAATGCTAATATAGGTGATAAATTCATAAACTCTTATGAAGAAAAGATAGAGCAACTAGCCAAAGATGCCCAAGATAAAGAGTCTAGCCTAGCCAGATATAGATCCATTTTAGACCAACTAAACCAAATAGAAGGATAA